CACCTTCTCCACCCGCGCCTGGGGACCAAACCCCCAGAGATTGAGCAGCGGCTCCAGGGTCAGGTCGAAGGCCCCGCCACTCTGCTGCGCCAGATCCTGCCCGGCACCCACCAGCTGCAACATCGCAGCCGGCATCGCCAAGCAGCTGCCCGCCGGTGCCCGGTTGAACTGGGAAATCAGCGAATCGTCGCGGTAGGTGGACATCTGCTGGTCGACCTCGGCGAGGATCGCCTCGGTCTCGGCCTGCAGAGCAGCGACAGTCGGCGCCCCCTCGGTGCGTACATACTTGACCGTATAGGTACTGCCCATGGTCGGGCCGCCGAACTCTTCGACCCGCTCGGAAAACCAGCAGCCCGTTAAGGCGGCCGCCAGGGCGACCGCGATAACGGGCTGGAGTACAGCGTGCAGCACGCTTAGCCGCCGAAGTCGTCGAGCAGAATGTTTTCCTGCTCCACACCCAGGTCGACCAGCATCTTGATCACCGCGGCGTTCATCATGGGTGGGCCGCACATGTAGAACTCGCAATCCTCGGGGGCCGGATGGTCCTTGAGGTAGTTCTCGTACAGCACGTTGTGGATGAAGCCCTTGAGGCCGGTCCAGTTGTCTTCCGGCTGCGGGTCGGACAAGGCCAGATGCCACTGGAAGTTCGGGTTCTCGGCCTGCAGTTGATCGTACTCTTCGTTGTAGAAGGCCTCGCGCATGGAGCGCGCGCCGTACCAGAAGCTGATCTTGCGCGTGGACTTCAGGCGCTTGAGCTGGTCGAAGATGTGCGAGCGCATCGGCGCCATGCCGGCACCACCACCGATGAAGACCATCTCGGCATCGGTTTCCTTGGCGAAAAACTCGCCGAAGGGTCCGTACACCGTGACCTTGTCACCCGGCTTGAGGCTGAACACCCAGGAGGACATCTGGCCTGGCGGCAGGTGATCCTTGCCCGGTGGCGGCGAAGCGATACGGATGTTGAACTTCACCAGACCGACTTCTTCCGGGTAGTTGGCCATGGAGTAGGCACGGATCACGGTCTCCTCGACCTTGGACACGTACTTCCACTGGTTGAACTTGTCCCAGTCGCCGCGGTACTCCTCCTGGATGTCGAAGTCCTTGTAGTGGACGGTGTGCGGCGGGCACTCGAGCTGCACGTAGCCGCCGGCGCGGAAGTCGACGTTCTCGCCCTCGGGCAGCTTGAGGGTCAGCTCCTTGATGAAGGTCGCGACGTTGGGGTTGGACGCCACCGTGCATTCCCACTTCTTCACGCCGAAGACTTCTTCCGGCACTTCGATCTTCATGTCCTGCTTGACCGGGGTCTGGCAGGACAGGCGCCAGCCCTCGCGGGCCTCGCGCTTGGTGAAGTGCGACTCTTCGGTGGACAGCATCTCGCCGCCACCGGTTTCGACGATGCACTTGCACTGGGCACAGGTGCCGCCGCCGCCGCAGGCCGAGGACAGGAAGATGTTGTTTTCGGCCAAGGTCTGCAGCAGCTTGCCGCCGGCCGGCACGGTGATGGTTTTCTCGCCGTTGATCTCGATGCTGACGTCACCGCTGGAGACCAGCTTGGCGCGCGCCGCGAGAATGATCAGCACCAGCGCCAACACAATGGCGGTGAACATGCCGATCGCCAGGAATATCTCGAAATTGATCATCTGTTCATCCCTTCCTTACAACTGCACGCCAGAGAAGGACATGAAGCCCAGTGACATCAGGCCGATGGTGATGAAGGTGATGCCCAACCCCTGCAGCCCGGCTGGAACGTCGCTGTACTTGAGCTTCTCGCGGATCCCCGCCAGGGCGGCGATCGCCAAGGCCCAGGAAACACCGGCACCGATACCGTAGACAGTGCTTTCCGCCAGGTTGTAGTCCCGCTCCACCATGAACAGCGAGCCGCCCATGATGGCGCAGTTCACCGTGATCAGCGGCAGGAACACGCCGAGGGCGTTGTACAAGGCCGGCACGTACTTATCCAGGGTCATCTCGAGGATCTGCACGATCGCCGCGATGACGCCGATGAAGGTCAGCAGGCCGAGAAAGCTCAGGTCGACCTCAGGCATGCCGGCCCAGGCCAGC
The genomic region above belongs to Pseudomonas benzenivorans and contains:
- the nqrF gene encoding NADH:ubiquinone reductase (Na(+)-transporting) subunit F encodes the protein MINFEIFLAIGMFTAIVLALVLIILAARAKLVSSGDVSIEINGEKTITVPAGGKLLQTLAENNIFLSSACGGGGTCAQCKCIVETGGGEMLSTEESHFTKREAREGWRLSCQTPVKQDMKIEVPEEVFGVKKWECTVASNPNVATFIKELTLKLPEGENVDFRAGGYVQLECPPHTVHYKDFDIQEEYRGDWDKFNQWKYVSKVEETVIRAYSMANYPEEVGLVKFNIRIASPPPGKDHLPPGQMSSWVFSLKPGDKVTVYGPFGEFFAKETDAEMVFIGGGAGMAPMRSHIFDQLKRLKSTRKISFWYGARSMREAFYNEEYDQLQAENPNFQWHLALSDPQPEDNWTGLKGFIHNVLYENYLKDHPAPEDCEFYMCGPPMMNAAVIKMLVDLGVEQENILLDDFGG
- the nqrE gene encoding NADH:ubiquinone reductase (Na(+)-transporting) subunit E, which translates into the protein MEHYISLFVRAVFVENMALAFFLGMCTFIAISKKVETAIGLGIAVVVVLGITMPVNNLIYTNILKDGALAWAGMPEVDLSFLGLLTFIGVIAAIVQILEMTLDKYVPALYNALGVFLPLITVNCAIMGGSLFMVERDYNLAESTVYGIGAGVSWALAIAALAGIREKLKYSDVPAGLQGLGITFITIGLMSLGFMSFSGVQL